The Oncorhynchus tshawytscha isolate Ot180627B linkage group LG20, Otsh_v2.0, whole genome shotgun sequence genome has a window encoding:
- the LOC112246235 gene encoding procathepsin L-like produces the protein MMSLYLAVLVLCMSAVYAAPMFDSQLEGHWHLWKNWHSKNYHESEEGWRRMVWEKNLKKIEMHNLDHSMGKLSYRLGMNHFGDMTNEEFRQLMNGYKQMTERKDKGSLFMEPNYLQVPEAMDWREKGYVTPIKNQCSCGSCWAFSSTGAIEGQQFRKTGNLVSLSEQNLMDCSRPQGNEGCNGGLMDLAFQYVKDNGGLDTEASYPYVGKDDDLCHYRPEFSAVNETGFVDIPSGKEHALMMAVASVGPIAVAIDASHESFQFYQSGIYYEEECSSEELDHGVLVVGYGFEGEDVDGKKFWIVKNSWSEKWGDKGYIYMAKDRKNHCGIATAASYPLV, from the exons ATGATGTCCCTGTACTTGGCAGTGTTGGTGCTCTGTATGAGTGCTGTGTATGCGGCCCCTATGTTTGACTCTCAGTTGGAGGGTCACTGGCACTTGTGGAAGAACTGGCACAGCAAGAACTACCATGAG AGTGAGGAGGGCTGGAGAAGGATGGTTTGGGAAAAGAACCTGAAAAAGATTGAGATGCACAACCTGGACCATTCTATGGGAAAACTCTCCTATCGTCTGGGCATGAACCACTTTGGTGACATG ACCAACGAAGAGTTCAGGCAGCTCATGAATGGCTACAAGCAGATGACTGAGAGGAAGGACAAGGGCTCTCTGTTCATGGAACCCAATTACCTGCAGGTCCCTGAAGCTATGGACTGGAGAGAGAAGGGCTACGTCACTCCCATCAAGAACCAG TGCTCATGTGGGTCTTGCTGGGCGTTCAGTTCCACCGGGGCCATAGAGGGCCAGCAATTCAGGAAGACTGGCAATCTGGTGTCTCTAAGTGAACAGAACCTGATGGACTGCTCCAGACCCCAGGGCAACGAGGGCTGTAATGGGGGTCTCATGGACTTGGCGTTCCAGTATGTAAAGGACAACGGCGGCCTGGACACAGAGGCGTCCTACCCCTATGTGGGCAAG GATGATGATCTTTGCCACTACCGACCAGAGTTCAGTGCTGTCAATGAAACTGGCTTTGTGGACATCCCCAGTGGCAAAGAACACGCTCTGATGATGGCTGTGGCGTCTGTCGGCCCCATCGCTGTCGCCATCGATGCCAGCCACGAATCCTTCCAGTTCTACCAGTCTG GGATCTATTATGAGGAGGAGTGCAGCAGTGAGGAGCTTGACCATGGAGTTCTGGTGGTGGGATACGGTTTTGAAGGAGAGGATGTAGATGGCAAGAAATTCTGGATTGTCAAGAACAG CTGGAGCGAGAAATGGGGAGACAAAGGCTACATCTACATGGCCAAAGACAGGAAGAACCACTGTGGCATCGCCACGGCAGCCAGCTACCCACTGGTCTAG
- the LOC112246230 gene encoding fructose-1,6-bisphosphatase 1-like, with translation MSDRGSFDTNVVTLTRFVLEEGRKAKGTGELTTLLNSICTAVKAISTAVRKAGIANLYGIAGSTNVTGDQVKKLDVLSNDLVINMIKSSFTSCVLVSEEDERALIVEPEKQGKYIVCFDPLDGSSNIDCLVSIGTIFAIYRKTTNDEPNEKDALQSGRHIVAAGYALYGSATMMVLSTGQGVNCFMLDPSIGEFILTDKDVKIKKRGKIYSLNEGYAQHFYPDVTEYLKKKKYPEDGSAPYGGRYVGSMVADVHRTLVYGGIFLYPANVKSPKGKLRLLYECNPMSFIIEQAGGMATTGEMNVLDIQPENIHQRVPVVLGSPEDVQEYITIYKKTRM, from the exons ATGTCTGACCGGGGCTCATTCGACACTAATGTTGTTACCCTCACGAGATTCGTgctggaggagggaaggaaggcgaAGGGAACGGGAGAACTGACAACCCTCCTCAACTCCATCTGCACAGCTGTCAAAGCCATCTCCACCGCCGTCAGGAAAGCTGGGATTGCCAACCT CTATGGCATTGCTGGGAGCACCAACGTGACAGGTGACCAGGTAAAGAAACTAGATGTTCTGTCCAACGACCTGGTCATCAACATGATTAAGTCCTCCTTCACCTCCTGTGTCCTGGTGTCAGAGGAGGACGAGAGGGCCCTCATCGTGGAACCAGAGAAACag GGAAAATATATTGTGTGCTTCGACCCACTTGATGGCTCGTCAAACATTGACTGTCTTGTATCAATTGGAACAATTTTTGCCATCTACAGAAAG ACAACAAACGATGAGCCCAATGAGAAGGACGCACTGCAGTCTGGACGTCACATTGTTGCCGCCGGTTACGCCCTCTACGGCAGTGCCACCATGATGGTACTCTCTACAGGACAAGGGGTCAACTGCTTCATGCTGGACCCT TCCATCGGGGAGTTCATCCTAACAGACAAGGACGTGAAGATCAAGAAGAGAGGAAAGATCTACAGTCTAAACGAAGGCTATGCTCAGCACTTCTACCCAGACGTCACAGAGTACCTGAAGAAAAAGAAATACCCAGAG GATGGCAGTGCCCCCTATGGTGGGCGTTATGTTGGCTCCATGGTGGCTGATGTGCACAGGACTCTGGTGTACGGAGGCATCTTCTTATACCCTGCCAATGTCAAGAGCCCCAAGGGCAAG CTGAGGCTGCTGTACGAGTGCAACCCCATGTCGTTTATCATCGAGCAGGCTGGAGGCATGGCCACCACGGGGGAGATGAACGTGCTGGACATCCAGCCAGAGAACATCCACCAGCGGGTTCCTGTGGTCCTGGGCTCCCCTGAAGACGTCCAGGAGTACATCACCATCTACAAGAAGACACGCATGTGA